GGTTGTCTTACCCCTCTTTGTCTCGGTGCCTATAGCGAGGGGGTCATACCCGGTCCCATCCCGAACCCGGAAGTCAAGCCCCTCTGCGCTGATAATACTGCTCCCCTCGGGAGTGGGAAGGTAGGTCGGTGCCGGGTCGGAGGTTCTTTCTTATTTATATTTTTACCTCCTAATAAATCTTTTATCTTCTTTAATCATTTATCTTTTAGCATTAAATGTCTCTTTTTTTATCATTTTTTCCATATAATCTTTTGTATATTACTATTCAATTCATACTAAATCAACTTTAGCCGAAATTTTTCTGTTACTATAAATCTTTATATCCCATAAAACTTTTTATTATAAACTTGTAACAAAGCACTCTATTTGATACAATATCGAACTTATTTTAGGAGCTGTAATATGGGTAAAATGTGGTCTGGAAGATTCAGTGAAAATGCATCAACTCTTTTAGATGAGTTTAATGCATCTTTGAATTTTGATAAAAAATTATATCAGTATGATATATTGGGCTCTATGGCTCATGCTAAGATGCTAGGTTGTCAAGGTATATTGACAGATGAAGAGGTAAACTCAATAATTAATGGTCTTGAAAAAGTTAGAAGTGAGATAGAATCGGGTGATTTTGAATTTAATATATCTGATGAAGATATACATATGGCTATCGAAAAGCGCTTGACTGAGCTCATTGGAGATGCTGGAAAAAAGCTGCATACAGCTAGAAGTCGAAATGATCAGGTTGCACTTGATTTTAGGCTATATGTACAGGATCATAATAAAACAATACGTAAGCTTATCCTAAATCTTATAGAAACACTTATTTCGGTAGCAGATAAAAATAAAGAAACTCTGCTTCCTGGAATGACTCATCTTCAACATGCACAACCGATAAATTTTGGTTACCATATGATGGCATATGCATCTATGTTGAAACGAGATTATGAGCGTTTTGAGAGCAGTTATAAAAGAAATAATTTATCTCCTATTGGCTGTGCTGCACTTGCAGGTACTCCACATCCTATAGATCGTAACGCTACTGCAAAAGAGCTTGGTTTTGATGCTCCTACACTGAACTGTCTTGATACAGTAAGCGATCGTGATTTTGCTCTTGAAATGCTTTTTAATATTGCTACAATGATGATGCATATTTCAAGACTCTCTGAAGAGCTTATTATATGGTCTAGTTCAGAATTTGGCTTTATTACACTTAGTGATGCTTACTCAACTGGTAGTTCTATTATGCCTCAAAAGAAAAATCCGGATGTACCTGAACTTCTAAGAGGAAAGACTGGAAGAACATTTGGAAATCTAATATCACTTTTAACTGTAATGAAGGGGCTTCCACTTGCTTATAATAAAGATATGCAAGAGGATAAAGAGGGAACATTTGATAGTGTAGAGACTGCTGAAATCTCTTTAACTATTTTAAATGAAGTTATTAAAACAATGCAAGTCAATAAAGATAAAATGGAAAAAGCTTGCATGGTTGGTCATTTAAGTGCCACTGATTTAGCTGACTATTTAGTAGAAAAGTGTTCTATCCCATTTAGAGAAGCTCATTTTATTACAGGACGTGCAGTTGCTCTTGCTGAACAAAAGAAGTGTGATTTAAGTGAGTTAAGTGCTCAAGATTTACAATCAATTGATGAAAGAATCAATGATGATGTTACAGACTATTTATCTATCAGATACTCTATGAACGCTAGAAATTCTCAAGGTGGTACGGCAACTAGCAAAACTGCTGAACAAATTGAGTACCTTAAAAGTTGGATTCAAAGTATAAAATAAGATTGGTGAAACACCAATCTTATTTTTAAAGACTTTTATGAGTATCGTTTTCAGTTAAGTGTGTCCACTTCAATTTAGCTCCACCCAATAAATGAAAATGTAGGTGTGGAACTTCTTGTCCACCATCTTTTCCATTGTTTGTAACAAGGCGGTATCCATTTTTATCAAGACAAAGCTCTTTTGCTACATCCTGGATGAAAGATGTCATCTTCGCCATAAGTTCTGGTGTTACAGACTGAAAGTTTTCTACATGTTTTTTGGGAATTATAAGAATATGAACAGGTGCAACTGGGTTTATATCGTGAAATGCAATAAACTCATCATTTTCTAATACTTTGTTAGATGGAATCTCTCCAGCTACAATCTTACAAAATATACACATAATATTATCCTTCTTTTTATGATTTTTTATACATTATACCAAATCATTAGTTTAAGTACACTGCAAAATATGTCAGCATAGTGTAATGAACTTTATTATACAATCGCTTAAAATTTGCCACTATTACAATAAGGAATTGGTGTGGAGAACTGGATAGATAAAATTAAGTCAGTAGTAGACTTACAAGAATTAGAAAAAGTTCGTATTGCTATCTTTGGAAAAAAGGGAGAGTTAGCAAAAGCTTTTGCTAATATGAAAAATGTTGATCCTAAAGAGAAGCCTAAAATAGCAAAAGAGCTTAATCAACTTAAGCAGAGATTGACAAAAGCTTTTGAAGAGAAGAAAGCTGAACTTGAAGAGTTGGCTCTTCAAAAAAGGTTGGAATCTGAAGCAATTGATGTTTCATTATACTCTCCACGGTCTGAAAGTGGTGCATTGCATCCTGTAATGCAGACAATGGATAAAATTATCGACTATTTTACTGCACTGAATTTTTCAGTTGAGACAGGTCCATTGGTTGAGGATGAGTTTCATAACTTTGAGGCATTGAATCTGCCTGATTACCATCCAGCAAGGGATATGCAAGATACATTCTATTTTAAAGATGGAGGGCTTTTAAGAACCCATACATCTCCTGTACAGATTCGTACAATGATGAATCAGAAGCCTCCTATTCGTATGATTAGTCCTGGTGCAGTATTTCGTCGTGATTTTGACTTAACCCATACTCCTCAGTTTCATCAGGTTGAAGGGTTAATGGTAGATGAAGAGGGAAAAGTGTCATTTGCTAATCTCAAGTGGATTTTGGAAGACTTTCTTCAAACAATGTTTGGTGATGTAGATGTACGCTTTAGACCAAGCTTTTTCCCATTTACTGAACCTTCAGCAGAAGTTGATATAAGCTGTATCTTTTGTGGTGGAAAAGGTTGTAGGGTCTGCTCTCATACCGGATGGCTAGAAGTACTTGGTTGTGGTATGGTTGATCCTAATGTTTTTAAAGCTGTTGGATATGAAAATGTTAGTGGGTATGCGTTTGGATTGGGTGTAGAGCGTTTTGCAATGCTTATGCACCAAATTCCAGATTTACGATCTTTATTTGAAGGGGATCTTCGTTTGTTGGAGCAGTTTCAATGATAGTTACACGTCGATGGTTGGAAGAGTGGGTCGATTTAAAAGGAATATCAACAGAAGATATTTGTAAAAAGCTAAACAGTCTTGGTTTGGAAGTTGACTCTCTACAGCAAATTACTATTCCTAAAAAAATAGTTGTGGGGTTTGTCAAGTCTTGTGAAAA
The genomic region above belongs to Hydrogenimonas thermophila and contains:
- the argH gene encoding argininosuccinate lyase, with protein sequence MGKMWSGRFSENASTLLDEFNASLNFDKKLYQYDILGSMAHAKMLGCQGILTDEEVNSIINGLEKVRSEIESGDFEFNISDEDIHMAIEKRLTELIGDAGKKLHTARSRNDQVALDFRLYVQDHNKTIRKLILNLIETLISVADKNKETLLPGMTHLQHAQPINFGYHMMAYASMLKRDYERFESSYKRNNLSPIGCAALAGTPHPIDRNATAKELGFDAPTLNCLDTVSDRDFALEMLFNIATMMMHISRLSEELIIWSSSEFGFITLSDAYSTGSSIMPQKKNPDVPELLRGKTGRTFGNLISLLTVMKGLPLAYNKDMQEDKEGTFDSVETAEISLTILNEVIKTMQVNKDKMEKACMVGHLSATDLADYLVEKCSIPFREAHFITGRAVALAEQKKCDLSELSAQDLQSIDERINDDVTDYLSIRYSMNARNSQGGTATSKTAEQIEYLKSWIQSIK
- the pheS gene encoding phenylalanine--tRNA ligase subunit alpha, with translation MENWIDKIKSVVDLQELEKVRIAIFGKKGELAKAFANMKNVDPKEKPKIAKELNQLKQRLTKAFEEKKAELEELALQKRLESEAIDVSLYSPRSESGALHPVMQTMDKIIDYFTALNFSVETGPLVEDEFHNFEALNLPDYHPARDMQDTFYFKDGGLLRTHTSPVQIRTMMNQKPPIRMISPGAVFRRDFDLTHTPQFHQVEGLMVDEEGKVSFANLKWILEDFLQTMFGDVDVRFRPSFFPFTEPSAEVDISCIFCGGKGCRVCSHTGWLEVLGCGMVDPNVFKAVGYENVSGYAFGLGVERFAMLMHQIPDLRSLFEGDLRLLEQFQ
- a CDS encoding histidine triad nucleotide-binding protein; this encodes MCIFCKIVAGEIPSNKVLENDEFIAFHDINPVAPVHILIIPKKHVENFQSVTPELMAKMTSFIQDVAKELCLDKNGYRLVTNNGKDGGQEVPHLHFHLLGGAKLKWTHLTENDTHKSL